In Arachis hypogaea cultivar Tifrunner chromosome 2, arahy.Tifrunner.gnm2.J5K5, whole genome shotgun sequence, a genomic segment contains:
- the LOC112747679 gene encoding alcohol dehydrogenase 1: MTKMYQFLVQRSRPFLSQRFFSQFSCASSSSSPPLTNNMSTTSGLVIPCKAAVAWEAGKPLVIEKVEVAPPQAMEVRIKVKYTSLCHTDLYFWEAKGQTPLFPRIFGHEAAGIVESVGEGVTDLQVGDHVLPVFTGECGECAHCKSEESNMCDLLRIDTERGVMHSDGKSRFSINGTPINHFVGTSTFSEYTVIHSGCLAKLNPLAPMDKVCVLSCGISTGLGATLNVAKPKKGSTVAVFGLGAVGLAAAEGARIAGASRIIGIDLNPNRFEEAKKFGITDFVNPQDYDRPVQQVIAEMTNGGVDRSIECTGNINAMISAFECVHDGWGVAVLVGVPTKDAVFMTKPINLLNERTLKGTFFGNYKPRTDLPSVVDMYMNKKLELDKFITHRVPFSEINKAFDLMLRGEGLRCIISMED, encoded by the exons ATGACAAAGATGTATCAATTTCTTGTGCAACGTTCAAGGCCTTTTCTTTCACAAAGATTTTTCTCTCAGTTTTCTTGTGCATCTTCGTCATCATCACCACCTCTCACTAACAACATGTCCACCACTTCTGGTCTCGTCATTCCCTGCAAAG CTGCTGTTGCATGGGAAGCAGGGAAACCACTGGTGATAGAAAAAGTGGAGGTGGCTCCGCCACAGGCCATGGAAGTGAGGATCAAGGTTAAATATACCTCACTCTGCCATACTGATCTCTACTTCTGGGAGGCCAAG GGACAAACTCCATTGTTTCCCCGAATTTTCGGCCATGAGGCTGCTGG AATTGTGGAGAGTGTTGGAGAAGGAGTCACAGACTTGCAGGTTGGGGATCATGTGCTTCCAGTATTCACCGGTGAATGTGGTGAATGCGCTCATTGCAAATCCGAGGAAAGCAACATGTGTGACCTCCTGAGAATAGATACAGAGAGAGGAGTCATGCATAGTGATGGTAAAAGCAGGTTTTCCATTAATGGTACGCCAATAAACCACTTTGTTGGCACGTCCACGTTTAGTGAGTACACTGTGATACATTCTGGATGCTTGGCAAAGCTCAATCCACTGGCACCAATGGATAAAGTATGTGTCCTCAGTTGTGGTATCTCAACAG GATTGGGAGCAACTTTGAATGTAGCAAAACCAAAGAAGGGTTCTACAGTGGCAGTGTTTGGTCTTGGAGCTGTTGGACTTGCT GCTGCTGAGGGTGCCCGAATTGCTGGTGCATCTAGAATTATTGGAATTGATTTGAACCCAAACAGGTTTGAAGAAG CAAAAAAATTTGGAATAACCGATTTTGTGAATCCACAGGACTATGATAGGCCAGTTCAACAG GTGATTGCGGAAATGACCAATGGAGGAGTTGATCGAAGTATAGAGTGCACTGGAAACATTAACGCAATGATATCTGCTTTTGAATGTGTTCATGAC GGATGGGGTGTTGCTGTGCTTGTTGGAGTTCCAACTAAGGATGCAGTTTTCATGACCAAGCCCATTAATTTGCTCAACGAAAGAACACTAAAAGGAACTTTCTTTGGAAATTACAAGCCCAGGACCGATCTTCCATCTGTGGTCGATATGTATATGAACAAG AAATTGGAATTGGACAAGTTTATAACCCACAGAGTTCCTTTCTCTGAAATCAACAAGGCATTTGATCTAATGTTGAGAGGGGAGGGACTAAGGTGTATCATTAGTATGGAAGACTAa